Part of the Gemmatimonadota bacterium genome is shown below.
GCTGGCCGCCACGAGGGGGCTGACTTCGCCCTCCACCGCCTGCCGGATGATGGGCGCCTTGTGTTCGCCCGTGGCCATGAGGATGATGCGTTCCGCGTCGAGGATGGTTCCAACGCCCATGGTCACCGCCTCGATGGGCACGTTGTCCTCGCCGAAGAAATCGGAAGCGGCGTCCTTGCGCGTGCTCTCGTCCAGCCGGATCAGCCGGGTGCGGGTGTTCGGCAGGGAACCCGGCTCGTTGAATCCGATGTGGCCGGTGCGCCCGATGCCCAGGAGCTGGATGCCGATGCCGCCCACGGACCGGATCCGTTCCTCGAACCAGGCGCAGTGATCCTCGATTTCCTCCGGGGCCAGGTCGCCCAGGGGGATGTGGATCTGGTCCGAGGGTATGTCGACGTGGTCGAAGAGATACTCGTGCATGTAGCGGTGATAGCTCTGGGCCGACTGCCGCGACATGGGGTAGTACTCGTCGAGGTTGAAGGTGACGATGTTCTCGAAACTGACGCCGCCGTGGTGCAGCGCGATCAGTTCCCCGTATACGTCGATGGGCGTGGAACCCGTGCAGAGCCCCAGAACGGCCATCTTCCCCGCCTCGGCGCGCGCCTGCGCGTAATCGACGATCTCCCTGGCGACGGTCCGGGAGAGCGCCTTGTGGTCGGGACAGATGGCGACGGGAATGTGTTCGGTGGCAGGATGCATATAACGTTCCGGTCAAACGTCTGACACTGTGTGGCGACGGTTACGCCGTGCGGCGACGGTTACGCCGGGCGGCCACAGTTACGCCGCGGGTTTCTGCCCCGAGGCCATGAAGATCCCTATGCGGGCGAAATCGTCACAGCAGGTCGACTGCACTTCGCAGCAGGTGCCGGCGTCGTCCACGCGGACGTCCCGCAGTCCCGCGGCCTCGAACCAGGTCCTGATATCGGTTCGCTTGAATCCCAGCCAGCGGTCGTGGTGCTCTTCGCGCAGAAACTCGAACTTGTGTTCGTCCGCGTCCGTGATCACCAGTTTCCCTCCCGGTTTCAGGATTCTTGACATTTCCCGGATGGCGTCCGGCGGTGATTCAACGTGATGGAGGCACATGTTGGCGAAGGCGTAGTCGACCGTTTCAGCTTGAACGGGCAGGTCCTCGGCGTTTCCGACGCGATAGTCGATCGCCGGGTGCCCGGCGAATTTCGTCTTCATTTCGTTCAGGATGGCTTCGGACTGGTCGACGGCAATCACCCGCAGCCCTTCCTCGATCAGGCCCTGTGAGATTAACCCTGTGCCGGCGCCGATGTCGGCGGCGACTTTGCCCGCTTCGACCGCGGCGGCCGCCAGGGCGCCCACCCGGACGTCGTCAGAATAATACCCTTCGCGCATTTCGTCCCAGTCCCGGGCGACGCGATCGAAGAAGTCCCTGCTGCTCATCGGCATGCCTTCCTTGTGTGTGCCATGGCTGGCCTGTGTGCCTTGCGTGTACCATCTCGCGTACGCGCAGGCTTGTATTATAATTGCACGCGTTCAATATACATATATTATCAAATTACACGCGAAAGTGTCAATTCCTTCACGAACCCGTGCCCGGACGTTCACGTAACTGACTTGAATAACGGGAGTTATTCATCGTTTCCCATTCCTCATGAGACTATGCCTGGATAGTTTCGTCCCGCCGCTCGAGCGAATCACGAAGGGAACCGCAAGCTGGGTCAGGGAGCTGGGTTTCGACGTCATCGGCGTGGACCTGGAACCGGCCGTGCCGGTCGATGCGAACGCCTGCCGCGCAGTCCGCGAGATCCTCGAGGATGAAGGCGTCTCTATCGGGCAGGTCTGGAGCGTGGGCACGCCGCTCGTGCGTCCGGATCCCGATGAATCCGCGGCTCATCTCGAGGTCCTGCGCGAGCGCGTGCCCCTGGCCGCGGCCCTCGGTTGCCGCGTGCTGCTCACGGAGGCCGGCGGCATGCATCCGGCGAACGCCTGGTATCCCCACCCGGAGAACCACGGCGAAGAAGCGCTGGCGCGTCTCGTCGCGGCGTTGAAGGAGATCGCACCCTTCGCCGCGGACCACGGCGTTATCATCGCGCCGGAGATGTCGCTGATGACGATCCTGTCCACGGTGGCCCGGGCGGAAGCCATGGTCGCGGAAGTCGGCCACCCCGGCGTAGGGGTCAACTTCGATCCCGCCAACATACTGGATCCCCTGTCCCTTTTCGGTTCCGGCGCGTTCGTGGACGATGCCTTCGACCGCCTGGGAGGCCACATCGTGAACGTCCACGCCAAGGATGCGGCGGCCCGGAACGTGCCGCTCATCGTGCACCTCGAGGAACGGCCCGCCGGGCAGGGCGTGCTGGACTACGAGCGCCTGTTGCGCCGCGCGGCATCCCTGCCGGAATGGACGTGCATCGTCGTGGAGCACCTGACCGATTACGGACAGGTGGATGCGGTGAGGCGGTTCCTGGTGGAAACGGCCGAAAAGGCGGGCGTGCGGTTCGAGTAACCGGCCGCGGGTGACCTCCCGGCTCGGGACAGGTTGGTGCGCTGCGCGCTGCCGGCATCATGGGCAACCGGCCGCGGGCGACTCCTACGCGCAGAGCTCGTGGTCTTTGCTCCACCGGTTGAAGGACGGGTTCGGCAGACCGGCGAGGGCGTCCCTGGCATCCAGCCACATCTGGTTCCAGGCCACGGGATCAGTCAGGATACGCTCCGGGTTGGCCTGACTGCGTGCCACGAATCCGGGAAAAGCGCCTCGTCCCGACGCCTGGCCGATGGGGTTGTAGCGCAGGTCGTAGCTCCACCGGATCTCGTTGCTCTTGTTGGGCAGCGACGAGTGGCAGGTGTGCTTGTGCAGGAACAGGACGTCGCCGGGCTTTGTCGGCTGGGGAACGGCCGTGGACCGGTCCTTTACCTTCTCGGGGATTTCGAGACCCCAGATATCGGGGCAGTGGTGAAGCAGCCCGTCGCGGTGGCTTTCGGGGATGACGGCCAGGCATCCCTGGTCGACGGTCGCCTCTTTCAACGAGAACCAGACCGTCAGCATGTCGGTGTCGTCGGCCTCTTTCGTGACGACGCCGTTGTCCTGGTGCCACGGCGAGATGCCGAGTTGAATGCGTCCCGTGTTGGGGTTGATCGGCGTCAGGTGCTCGGGCAGCTTGATGCGCACGTGCTGGACCGGGTTGGAGTAGATCTCCGGACCGATGAAGCACTCCACTGCATCGAGCAGCCGGGGGTTGGTCAGGACGTTGAACACCGCGGGACCGCACCAGAACGGTGTGTCTTCCTTGATATTACCCTGGGGCAGGGTGAAATCGAAATACTGCTGGTGTACCATGCCGCTCTCACCCCAGACTTTCGTGATGCGTTCGCCGAACGGCAGGTCTTCGTACCTGGATTCGATTCTACCGGCCAGGAAGAGCTCTTCCGCCAGTTGATCGAGCACGGTTCCGTACTCCTCGATCACGGGGTCGAGTACAGATTCCTGGTCCAGCAGGCCCCGCACCATCAGGTATCCCTGGTCTTCGAAGAAGGCCATCTGTTCGTCGGAAATGGGTGACATTACAACCTCCCTATCGCCTTTCGCCGGGGTCTGGCGGGTCGTCCGCGTCAGGACGCGTCAACATATAGACAAGAATTCGGCGCGTCAGCGGTATATTCTGGGTGGAACCGGGTTCGACGTTATACTATTCATATTGTATAGTCGGCAAGTATAGTCGGCCGGTCTTATTATAGCGGCCGTTCGGACCGCGCGCAAGGGAAGATGGCTCGCGGTTCTCGATAGCGGTTCCTTAAGTTCGCAACCGGTGTTTGTGTTGGCGGCGCCCGCGTCATGCCCGATCCGCCGCATTGACTGAAAGGTGCC
Proteins encoded:
- a CDS encoding phytanoyl-CoA dioxygenase family protein, which produces MSPISDEQMAFFEDQGYLMVRGLLDQESVLDPVIEEYGTVLDQLAEELFLAGRIESRYEDLPFGERITKVWGESGMVHQQYFDFTLPQGNIKEDTPFWCGPAVFNVLTNPRLLDAVECFIGPEIYSNPVQHVRIKLPEHLTPINPNTGRIQLGISPWHQDNGVVTKEADDTDMLTVWFSLKEATVDQGCLAVIPESHRDGLLHHCPDIWGLEIPEKVKDRSTAVPQPTKPGDVLFLHKHTCHSSLPNKSNEIRWSYDLRYNPIGQASGRGAFPGFVARSQANPERILTDPVAWNQMWLDARDALAGLPNPSFNRWSKDHELCA
- a CDS encoding TIM barrel protein, producing the protein MRLCLDSFVPPLERITKGTASWVRELGFDVIGVDLEPAVPVDANACRAVREILEDEGVSIGQVWSVGTPLVRPDPDESAAHLEVLRERVPLAAALGCRVLLTEAGGMHPANAWYPHPENHGEEALARLVAALKEIAPFAADHGVIIAPEMSLMTILSTVARAEAMVAEVGHPGVGVNFDPANILDPLSLFGSGAFVDDAFDRLGGHIVNVHAKDAAARNVPLIVHLEERPAGQGVLDYERLLRRAASLPEWTCIVVEHLTDYGQVDAVRRFLVETAEKAGVRFE
- a CDS encoding class I SAM-dependent methyltransferase, translated to MSSRDFFDRVARDWDEMREGYYSDDVRVGALAAAAVEAGKVAADIGAGTGLISQGLIEEGLRVIAVDQSEAILNEMKTKFAGHPAIDYRVGNAEDLPVQAETVDYAFANMCLHHVESPPDAIREMSRILKPGGKLVITDADEHKFEFLREEHHDRWLGFKRTDIRTWFEAAGLRDVRVDDAGTCCEVQSTCCDDFARIGIFMASGQKPAA